The following proteins are encoded in a genomic region of Hymenobacter siberiensis:
- a CDS encoding phosphatase PAP2 family protein, whose protein sequence is MKFFPALALVGSLLTGAAPVAQAQHSASPYHTHFAIDGPIILGLGATSAFGLYRVQQKSGLSDAELAALNKNDIPKIDRFSAGWYSDRAQTASDLLCYPTLVIAPALLALNDNVRGHYGQVVGLYIETMLATDALFTTSVGNIYRYRPYLYGTEGGGGRSGKIATNSFFAGHTGHTATATFFAAKVMHDFNPGYAGEPFVWGAAAVIPVAVAYFRIEAGKHFLTDNLVGYAVGATMGVVVPQLHKVAGRRGLSLMPLQGLNANGYAYSGMLLSKRL, encoded by the coding sequence ATGAAATTTTTTCCCGCGCTCGCTCTTGTGGGCTCCCTGCTTACCGGTGCCGCCCCCGTCGCCCAGGCGCAGCACTCAGCTTCGCCCTATCACACCCACTTCGCCATCGATGGCCCCATCATCCTGGGGCTGGGCGCGACCAGCGCTTTCGGTCTCTACCGCGTGCAGCAGAAAAGCGGCCTGAGCGATGCCGAGTTGGCCGCGCTCAACAAAAACGATATTCCAAAAATCGACCGCTTCTCGGCTGGCTGGTACAGCGACCGCGCCCAGACCGCCAGCGACTTGCTCTGCTACCCCACGCTGGTCATCGCGCCCGCCCTGCTGGCCCTCAACGACAACGTGCGCGGCCACTACGGCCAGGTAGTAGGCCTGTATATCGAAACAATGCTGGCCACCGATGCCCTGTTCACTACCTCGGTGGGCAATATCTATCGCTACCGGCCCTATCTCTACGGCACCGAGGGCGGCGGTGGGCGCTCGGGCAAAATCGCCACCAATTCCTTCTTCGCCGGGCACACCGGCCACACAGCCACGGCCACCTTCTTCGCCGCCAAAGTCATGCACGATTTCAATCCCGGCTACGCCGGCGAGCCCTTCGTGTGGGGCGCGGCGGCCGTAATACCCGTCGCCGTGGCCTACTTCCGCATCGAAGCCGGCAAGCACTTCCTCACCGACAACCTCGTGGGCTACGCCGTGGGCGCAACCATGGGCGTGGTAGTGCCGCAGCTGCACAAAGTGGCCGGCCGCCGCGGCCTGTCATTGATGCCCTTGCAGGGGCTGAATGCCAACGGCTATGCGTATTCGGGCATGCTGCTGAGCAAGCGGCTGTAG
- a CDS encoding zinc dependent phospholipase C family protein, whose protein sequence is MIFRLFLLLLLAAPLAPAAAYAVLTHQAVIDSTWDKTLVPLLRHHYPGATTEQLEEAKSYAYGGSILQDMGYYPLGSTLFTNLMHYVRSGDFVRNLLGQAHNRNEYAYALGALAHYATDNVGHPEGTNQIMPTVYPDLRAQFGPVVTYEQATKRHTELEFSFDVVQVAAGRYRSQEYHKFIGFRVSNPVLERAFQQTYGLELGQVILNVDVSIATFRFAVNQLLPATARAAWHSQRKAIRKMSPQARRRDYRYKASPRAFRKEFGDGYERPGFGARVMAFFINLLPKIGPLKTYAFKLPDAAGEAKFRASYRAVLVRFATLVREQPTDTARTRPLPDTNLDTGKPTRPITYALADQTYNELLRELHKRKFEHLTPALRQALLAYYAKGVPTPTQETKHGDAKTERKVEKKRPETEEALAALRALPQ, encoded by the coding sequence ATGATTTTTCGCTTATTCCTTCTATTGCTGCTGGCCGCGCCTTTGGCCCCTGCCGCCGCCTATGCCGTGCTCACCCATCAGGCCGTCATCGACTCGACCTGGGACAAAACTCTGGTGCCGCTGCTGCGCCACCACTACCCCGGGGCCACCACCGAGCAGCTCGAAGAGGCCAAAAGCTACGCCTACGGCGGCTCCATTTTGCAGGATATGGGCTACTACCCGCTGGGCTCCACGCTCTTCACCAACCTCATGCACTACGTGCGGTCCGGCGACTTTGTGCGCAACCTGCTGGGCCAGGCCCACAACCGCAACGAGTATGCCTACGCCCTGGGCGCGCTGGCCCACTACGCCACCGACAATGTGGGCCACCCCGAGGGCACCAACCAGATTATGCCCACCGTGTACCCCGATTTGCGGGCGCAGTTCGGACCGGTCGTCACCTACGAGCAGGCCACCAAGCGCCACACCGAGCTGGAATTTTCGTTTGATGTGGTGCAGGTGGCCGCCGGACGCTACCGCAGCCAGGAGTACCACAAATTCATCGGCTTCCGGGTGAGCAACCCGGTGCTGGAGCGCGCTTTTCAACAAACCTACGGGCTGGAGCTGGGGCAGGTAATTCTGAACGTGGATGTGAGCATTGCCACCTTTCGCTTCGCCGTAAACCAGCTGCTGCCGGCCACGGCCCGCGCCGCCTGGCACAGCCAACGCAAGGCAATCAGGAAGATGAGTCCCCAGGCCCGGCGGCGCGACTATCGCTACAAGGCCAGCCCCCGGGCGTTTCGCAAGGAATTTGGTGATGGGTATGAGCGGCCCGGCTTCGGGGCGCGGGTAATGGCCTTCTTCATCAACCTGCTGCCCAAAATAGGCCCGCTGAAAACCTATGCCTTCAAGCTGCCCGATGCGGCGGGCGAGGCGAAGTTCCGCGCCAGCTACCGGGCGGTGCTGGTGCGCTTCGCCACGCTGGTGCGCGAGCAGCCCACCGACACCGCCCGCACCCGGCCCCTGCCCGACACCAACCTCGACACCGGCAAACCCACCCGCCCCATCACTTACGCCTTGGCCGACCAAACGTACAACGAGCTGCTACGCGAGCTGCACAAGCGTAAGTTCGAGCACCTCACCCCCGCCCTGCGCCAGGCCCTGCTGGCCTACTACGCCAAGGGGGTACCCACCCCAACTCAGGAAACCAAGCACGGCGACGCCAAAACCGAACGCAAGGTGGAGAAAAAGCGGCCGGAAACGGAGGAGGCATTGGCGGCGCTGCGGGCCTTGCCGCAGTAG
- the pncA gene encoding bifunctional nicotinamidase/pyrazinamidase, whose amino-acid sequence MKVLLLIDIQNDFLPGGRLAVPEGDAIIPLANALQAHFDLVVATQDWHPASHESFASNHAGRSQFEQIDLHGLPQVLWPDHCTQASNGAALAPALHTERIEAIFRKGMNPEIDSYSAFFDNGHRKSTGLADYLRGRGVTEVFVAGLAADYCVYYSALDALAAGFATTVVTDATRAISAEGWAAAQADLQAKGACLMASPVLLSAAV is encoded by the coding sequence ATGAAAGTCCTCCTGCTCATCGATATTCAAAACGATTTCCTGCCCGGCGGCCGGCTGGCCGTGCCCGAGGGCGACGCCATTATACCGCTGGCGAATGCGTTGCAAGCGCATTTCGACCTGGTGGTGGCCACCCAGGACTGGCACCCGGCCAGCCACGAGAGCTTCGCCAGCAACCACGCCGGCCGCAGCCAGTTCGAGCAGATTGACTTGCACGGCCTACCGCAGGTGCTCTGGCCCGACCACTGCACCCAGGCCAGCAACGGCGCGGCCCTGGCCCCCGCGCTGCATACGGAACGCATCGAAGCCATCTTCCGCAAGGGCATGAACCCGGAAATTGACAGCTATAGCGCATTTTTTGACAATGGCCACCGCAAAAGCACCGGCCTGGCCGACTACCTGCGCGGCCGGGGCGTGACCGAAGTTTTCGTGGCCGGCCTGGCCGCCGACTATTGTGTGTACTACTCGGCCCTCGACGCGCTGGCCGCCGGCTTTGCCACCACCGTCGTCACCGATGCTACCCGCGCTATCTCGGCCGAGGGCTGGGCAGCAGCGCAGGCCGATTTGCAAGCAAAAGGAGCTTGCCTTATGGCGAGCCCGGTCCTGCTATCAGCCGCAGTTTAA